From the genome of Nitrospirota bacterium:
GGGCTCGGGGAAGAGGCCCGGATGAATTTACCAGGGACGACGCATGGGAACTGGGAGTGGCGGCTTCTCCCCGATCAGCTTACCCCGTTATTGACGGCCCGGCTGGCTCAAATGACCCTCATTTATGGGAGAACCGGGAACGAAAGGATACCCGGTCATTAGAAAATCCACCTACTCAAACCGGTAGCCTTTAGGCACCACAACGACCCCGTCTTCAGAAACAGTAAACCGGGCGCGGTCACGTTCGAGATCCCATCCGATCGACTCTTTCTCCGGAACCTGAACGTCTTTATCAATGATGCAATGCCGTAAACGGGCGCCGGAGCCTACCCGCACTCTTTCAAACAGGATCGAATCTTCGACTAACGCGCCTGAACGAACCCAGACATCGGGAGAAAGGATGGAACGATTAATCCGGGCTCCGATGATCACGTCTCCGGCGGCCAACATGGCATTCGTAACCGAGCCATCCTCCCCTGATTCAGACGGAACCATCCGGGCCGATGGATATTGGCCGTGATAGGTGCGGATCAGCCAGTCTTTTTGGTAAAGATTAAGAGGGGGAACCGGCTTCAGCAGATCCATGTTGGTTTCATAATAAGAATCTACCGTTCCAACATCGCGCCAATACCCATCCTGGGTTACCCGTCCCTCAACCCCGCCGAAGCGATAGGCTCTTACCGTATGGGTCCCGATGATTTTGGGAAGAATGTTTTTTCCAAAGTCATGTCCGGAAGCCTTGTCTTCATGATCTTGATGGAGGATTTCAAGTAGGAGGGGGAGGTCAAAAACATAAATCCCCATCGACACAAGAGCTTTATCGGAAACGCCCTCCCTGGGCGGAAGAGCTTGGGGCTTCTCGATAAATTTTCGGACTCGAAGATCGTCGTCGATCTCTATTACCCCAAAGAATCTGGCCTCGGACCGGGGAACCGAAACACAGGCCACGGTCACCTCGCATTTGCGGCGCTCATGCTCCTCCAACATCCGGGCATAATCCATACGATAAATATGGTCCCCGGCAAGAACGAGAACACGTTTGGCCTTGCTCCGTTCAAGAAGAAACCGATTCTGAAAAATCGCATCGGCTGTTCCCGCGTACCACCCCTCTCCCTCCCGCATCTGAGCCGGAACCGTTGTAATATACTCCCCGATTTCCGGATTGAAGATCGACCAGCCATCTCTCAGGTGCTTCTGAAGAGAGTGTGACTTATACTGCGTCAGGACCAAAATCTGGCGAAAACCTGAATTCAGGCAGTTGGAAAGGGTAAAGTCAATAATCCGGTAAATTCCCCCGAAAGGAACCGCTGGTTTGGCCCGATTCGCGGTCAAGGGATGAAGGCGTGTCCCTGTCCCTCCGGCCATGATAATGGTTAAGGTATTTTCAACAATCAACACGGTGAACCTCTACCGTTTCTGC
Proteins encoded in this window:
- the glgC gene encoding glucose-1-phosphate adenylyltransferase, which gives rise to MVENTLTIIMAGGTGTRLHPLTANRAKPAVPFGGIYRIIDFTLSNCLNSGFRQILVLTQYKSHSLQKHLRDGWSIFNPEIGEYITTVPAQMREGEGWYAGTADAIFQNRFLLERSKAKRVLVLAGDHIYRMDYARMLEEHERRKCEVTVACVSVPRSEARFFGVIEIDDDLRVRKFIEKPQALPPREGVSDKALVSMGIYVFDLPLLLEILHQDHEDKASGHDFGKNILPKIIGTHTVRAYRFGGVEGRVTQDGYWRDVGTVDSYYETNMDLLKPVPPLNLYQKDWLIRTYHGQYPSARMVPSESGEDGSVTNAMLAAGDVIIGARINRSILSPDVWVRSGALVEDSILFERVRVGSGARLRHCIIDKDVQVPEKESIGWDLERDRARFTVSEDGVVVVPKGYRFE